From Microbacterium invictum, the proteins below share one genomic window:
- a CDS encoding ABC1 kinase family protein, which yields MRFAARHMLQAWWFELFLPRLGFGALAARGRPTRMQAIARRFHVLAVDLGGLMIKVGQFMSSRLDVLPPEITDQLAGLQDEVPPVGFDAIRALTEAELGVPLDTAYASFDPQPLAAASLGQAHRARLADADAQISGFAEVVVKVQRPGIDEIVDVDLSALRRVARWLSRVDLVSRRVDTRALVEEFAVTSLEEIDYLHEAAAAERFAQNVAGDARVNAPEVAWERTTRRVLTLRDVTAIKINDVDALRAAGIDPADVARDFAAVMFDQLFVDGYFHADPHPGNIFVTPHAPGMDAGDRAWSFTFIDFGMMGEIPATLRRGLRRAIIAAAARDGAGLVAAIQEVGALLPSADTAELERAMTQLFARFGGMGFAELQRVDPREFRDFGVEFGDLARSMPFQLPENFLLLVRAVSLTSGMCSALDPGFNIWDAVEPYAAKLLRDEGGNSLRDLGSRALATVTSAVSLPQRFDELASRIEDGRIAVNSPRLDRRLTVLERTARRVVSAILFAALLIGGILLRETDAVFGAVLMWASAVPLLHAVFAGWINRGR from the coding sequence ATGCGGTTCGCCGCGCGGCACATGCTGCAGGCGTGGTGGTTCGAGCTGTTCCTCCCGCGCCTCGGGTTCGGCGCGCTCGCCGCGCGCGGACGCCCCACTCGCATGCAGGCCATCGCCCGCCGCTTCCACGTCCTCGCCGTCGACCTGGGCGGTCTCATGATCAAAGTCGGCCAGTTCATGTCGTCACGTCTCGACGTGCTGCCGCCCGAGATCACGGACCAGCTCGCCGGACTCCAGGACGAGGTCCCGCCCGTCGGCTTCGACGCCATCCGCGCGCTCACCGAGGCCGAACTCGGCGTTCCGCTCGACACCGCGTACGCATCCTTCGACCCGCAGCCTCTGGCAGCGGCATCCCTCGGTCAAGCGCATCGCGCACGGCTGGCCGATGCCGACGCGCAGATCAGCGGATTCGCTGAGGTCGTCGTGAAGGTCCAGCGGCCGGGAATCGATGAGATCGTCGACGTGGATCTGTCGGCACTGCGGCGCGTGGCGCGCTGGCTGAGTCGCGTCGACCTGGTCTCACGCCGCGTCGATACGCGCGCGCTCGTCGAGGAGTTCGCGGTCACCAGTCTCGAGGAGATCGACTATCTGCACGAGGCCGCGGCGGCGGAGCGGTTCGCGCAGAACGTCGCCGGCGACGCCCGCGTGAATGCGCCCGAGGTCGCCTGGGAGCGGACCACCCGCCGCGTGCTGACTCTGCGCGATGTGACGGCCATCAAGATCAACGACGTCGACGCGTTGCGCGCCGCCGGCATCGACCCGGCAGATGTCGCGCGTGACTTCGCCGCCGTTATGTTCGACCAGCTGTTCGTCGACGGGTACTTCCACGCCGATCCGCACCCGGGCAACATCTTCGTCACCCCGCATGCACCGGGGATGGATGCCGGGGATCGGGCATGGTCGTTCACGTTCATCGACTTCGGGATGATGGGCGAGATCCCGGCCACGCTGCGGCGTGGCCTGCGACGGGCGATCATCGCCGCCGCCGCGCGAGACGGCGCGGGGCTGGTTGCCGCGATCCAGGAGGTCGGTGCGCTGCTGCCTTCGGCGGACACCGCCGAACTCGAACGCGCCATGACGCAGCTGTTCGCCCGGTTCGGCGGCATGGGCTTCGCCGAGCTGCAGCGAGTCGATCCCCGGGAGTTCCGCGACTTCGGCGTCGAGTTCGGCGACCTCGCCCGGTCGATGCCGTTCCAGCTGCCCGAGAACTTCCTCCTGCTCGTCCGCGCGGTCTCCCTCACCTCGGGGATGTGCAGCGCGCTCGACCCCGGATTCAACATCTGGGACGCCGTCGAGCCCTACGCTGCCAAGCTCCTGCGCGACGAAGGCGGCAACTCACTGCGCGATCTCGGGTCGCGTGCGCTGGCGACGGTCACCTCGGCCGTCAGCCTGCCGCAGCGGTTCGACGAACTGGCATCCCGCATCGAAGACGGTCGCATCGCCGTCAACAGTCCCCGCCTGGATCGGCGGCTCACGGTGCTCGAACGCACCGCGCGCCGGGTCGTGTCGGCGATCCTGTTCGCCGCCCTGCTGATCGGCGGCATCCTGCTGCGTGAGACGGATGCCGTCTTCGGCGCCGTCCTGATGTGGGCGTCGGCCGTGCCCCTGCTCCACGCCGTCTTCGCCGGCTGGATCAATCGGGGTCGCTGA